The Natrinema sp. DC36 genome includes the window GACACACGGCCACCTCGACCACATCGGTGCCATCTCGAAGCTGGCCCACCGGTACAACGCGCCGGTCGTCGCGTCGCCCTTTACGATCGAGCTGGTCAAACAGCAGATCGAGGGTGAACAGAAGTTCGGCGTCGAAAACGATCTCGTCAAGATGGAGGCCGGCGAGACGATGTCGATCGGCGACTCCGGCAAGGTCGACCTCGAGTTCGTCAACGTCACGCACTCGATCATCGACGCGATCAACCCCGTTCTCCACACGCCCGAAGGTGCGATCGTCTACGGGCTCGACAAGCGCATGGATCACACGCCGGTCATCGGCGATCCGATCGACATGGAGCGCTTCCGCGAGATCGGTCGCGAGGGCGAGGGGGTCCTCTGTTACATCGAGGACTGTACCAACGCGAACAAGAAGGGTCGAACACCCTCCGAGAACGTTGCCCGTGAACACCTCCGGGACGTGCTCTACAGCATGGAGGACTACGACGGCGGCATCGTCGCCACCACCTTCTCGAGCCACATCGCTCGCGTGAAGTCGCTGGTGGAGTTCGCCGACGACATCGGCCGCCAGCCCGTGTTGCTGGGTCGGTCGATGGAGAAGTATTCGGGCACCGCAGAACGGCTCGACTTCATCGACTTCCCCTCCGATCTGGGGATGTTCGGCCACCGAAAGTCCGTCGACCGCACGTTCAAGCGGATTATGAACGATGGCAAGGGCGACTACCTGCCGATCGTCACCGGCCACCAGGGCGAGCCTCGCGCGATGCTCACCCGGATGGCCCGCGGCGAGACGCCGTACGAACTGGAAGACGGCGACAAGGTCGTCTTCTCCGCCCGCGTGATTCCGGAGCCGACCAACGAGGGCCAGCGCTACCAGGCCGAGAAACTGCTCGGCATGCAGGGCGCGCGGGTCTACGACGACATCCACGTCTCGGGCCACCTCAATCAGGAGGGTCACTACGAGATGCTCGACGCACTACAACCGCAGAACATCATCCCAGCCCACCAGGACATGAGCGGCTTCTCGAGCTACGTCAATCTCTGTGAGGGCGAGGGATACAAGATGGGACGAGACCTCCACGTCACGCGCAACGGGAACCTCATCCAATTAGTCGACTGATATGACGAGTCCCGAGGCACGCGAAGAGGCGGTGCTCGAGGCGGTCCGGCAGCGCCGCGAGCTGGTCAACGACGCGATTCCCGAGGAGCTACCGATCCAGCGGCCCGAACGGCTCTACGAGGCATCCAGATACCTGCTGGACGCGGGCGGCAAGCGGCTCCGCCCGACCGTCCTCCTGACGACGGCGGAGGCGCTGACCGACACCGAGCCGCTCTCGGCGGAGTACCGGTCGTTCCCTCCGCTCGACGAGAGCGGTCCGGTCGACATGATGGCCGCCGCAGTCAGCGTCGAGGTCATCCAGTCGTTCACCCTGATCCACGACGACATCATGGACGACGACGACCTTCGCCGCGGCGTCCCAGCTGTTCACAAGGCGTACGACCTCGAGACGGCCATTCTCGCTGGAGATACGCTCTACTCGAAGGCCTTCGAGATCATGCTCGAGACGGGAGCGAAGTCCGACCGCATCGTCGATGCGCTCTCCGTCCTCGCCACCACCTGCACGGACATCTGCGAGGGCCAGTCGCTGGACGTCACCTTCGAGCAGCGCACCGACGTCACCCCCGACGAGTACCTGGAGATGGTCGAACAGAAGACGGCCGTTTTGTACGCGGCTTCGGCCTGTCTTCCGGCAATCTTGCTCGGGGCCGACGACGAAACGATCGACGAACTCTACGGCTACGGACTCGACATCGGCCGCGCATTCCAGATTCAGGACGACGTGCTCGATCTGACGGTCCCCAGCGAGGAACTCGGCAAACAGCGAGGGAGCGACCTCGTCGAGAACAAACAGACGTTGATCACCGT containing:
- a CDS encoding ribonuclease J; protein product: MEIEIATIGGYEEVGRQMTAVRAGDDVVIFDMGLNLSQVLIHDNVETERMHSLDLIDMGAIPDDRVMSDLEGDVKAIVPTHGHLDHIGAISKLAHRYNAPVVASPFTIELVKQQIEGEQKFGVENDLVKMEAGETMSIGDSGKVDLEFVNVTHSIIDAINPVLHTPEGAIVYGLDKRMDHTPVIGDPIDMERFREIGREGEGVLCYIEDCTNANKKGRTPSENVAREHLRDVLYSMEDYDGGIVATTFSSHIARVKSLVEFADDIGRQPVLLGRSMEKYSGTAERLDFIDFPSDLGMFGHRKSVDRTFKRIMNDGKGDYLPIVTGHQGEPRAMLTRMARGETPYELEDGDKVVFSARVIPEPTNEGQRYQAEKLLGMQGARVYDDIHVSGHLNQEGHYEMLDALQPQNIIPAHQDMSGFSSYVNLCEGEGYKMGRDLHVTRNGNLIQLVD
- a CDS encoding polyprenyl synthetase family protein, producing MTSPEAREEAVLEAVRQRRELVNDAIPEELPIQRPERLYEASRYLLDAGGKRLRPTVLLTTAEALTDTEPLSAEYRSFPPLDESGPVDMMAAAVSVEVIQSFTLIHDDIMDDDDLRRGVPAVHKAYDLETAILAGDTLYSKAFEIMLETGAKSDRIVDALSVLATTCTDICEGQSLDVTFEQRTDVTPDEYLEMVEQKTAVLYAASACLPAILLGADDETIDELYGYGLDIGRAFQIQDDVLDLTVPSEELGKQRGSDLVENKQTLITVHARKQGVDIDGLVDTDDVDAVTEAEIDEAVAELEAAGSIAYANETAQELVERGKDRLEVVPDNEARELLCEIAHYLIERGY